A genome region from uncultured Roseibium sp. includes the following:
- the rlmJ gene encoding 23S rRNA (adenine(2030)-N(6))-methyltransferase RlmJ, whose protein sequence is MNVGKSGPDTVMLGSGMTIINPPFTLAADMKEILPWLSHVLHQGPGAGWQVEQLIEE, encoded by the coding sequence CTGAATGTCGGCAAAAGCGGACCGGACACGGTCATGCTGGGCTCCGGTATGACCATCATCAACCCACCCTTCACGCTTGCCGCTGACATGAAGGAAATCCTGCCCTGGCTGAGCCATGTCCTGCATCAGGGTCCCGGGGCTGGTTGGCAGGTGGAGCAACTGATCGAAGAATAG
- a CDS encoding cytoplasmic protein, with protein sequence MFLLRKFSFALAMAAVFYASGASAENRAYFSFHKEPRVPDCTAASVQSAVAGTLARAQLDYAGGRTITGITKIRETRYQVDGVSPLARRYCRGTASLSDGSVRAVHYLIEENTGFVGLSWNVEACLAPLDKWHVYGAHCSTTRPR encoded by the coding sequence GTGTTTTTGCTCCGGAAATTCAGTTTCGCCCTTGCGATGGCCGCCGTTTTCTATGCAAGCGGTGCATCGGCCGAGAACCGCGCCTATTTTTCCTTCCACAAGGAGCCGAGAGTACCGGACTGCACGGCCGCTTCGGTGCAAAGCGCGGTTGCAGGCACATTGGCGCGGGCACAATTGGACTATGCGGGCGGTCGGACGATCACCGGCATTACCAAAATCCGGGAGACGCGCTACCAGGTGGACGGCGTGAGCCCGCTCGCCCGACGCTACTGCCGCGGAACGGCAAGCCTGAGCGACGGCAGCGTGCGCGCTGTTCATTATCTGATTGAGGAAAACACCGGCTTCGTCGGGCTCAGCTGGAATGTCGAAGCCTGCCTTGCGCCGCTCGATAAATGGCACGTCTACGGCGCGCATTGCAGCACCACCCGCCCACGCTGA
- a CDS encoding ribonuclease T2, whose product MMPLPVRSLRALVLAFLLTLGTGLPSRAGGKPGDFDYYVLSLSWSPTYCRSAGRNADPLQCNASRPHRFIVHGLWPQYERGWPDFCRSKTRDPDRHTVSGILDIMPSRSLARHQWRKHGTCSGLSPEDYFDLTRQAFEKVRIPAAFNTIDRAGKIAPDAVEKAFRLANPGLHDAAMAVTCTSGRLKEVQICLNKDLSFRSCRAVDRSGCRSNRLTVDPPLRK is encoded by the coding sequence ATGATGCCTCTTCCTGTCCGTTCCCTGCGGGCACTTGTCCTGGCCTTTCTCCTGACGCTCGGCACCGGCCTGCCCTCCAGGGCCGGAGGAAAGCCGGGCGATTTCGACTATTACGTCCTGAGCCTGTCCTGGTCACCGACCTATTGCCGGTCGGCAGGCCGCAATGCGGATCCACTGCAGTGCAATGCGTCCCGGCCTCACCGTTTCATCGTTCACGGACTTTGGCCGCAATACGAACGCGGCTGGCCGGACTTCTGCCGGAGCAAGACAAGAGACCCCGACCGACACACCGTCTCCGGGATTCTCGACATCATGCCAAGTCGCAGCCTTGCCCGGCATCAGTGGCGCAAGCACGGAACCTGTTCCGGCCTAAGTCCTGAAGATTATTTCGACCTGACCCGACAGGCGTTCGAAAAGGTCAGAATTCCCGCAGCGTTCAACACCATCGACCGGGCGGGCAAAATCGCCCCTGATGCGGTGGAAAAAGCATTTCGGCTGGCCAACCCCGGCTTGCATGACGCCGCCATGGCCGTCACCTGCACCAGCGGCCGGCTCAAGGAAGTGCAAATCTGCCTGAACAAGGATCTCAGTTTCCGCTCGTGCCGTGCCGTCGACCGGTCGGGCTGTCGGTCCAATCGACTGACCGTCGATCCGCCTTTGCGAAAATGA
- a CDS encoding glutathione S-transferase N-terminal domain-containing protein, whose product MLVLLSSPASPFGRKVKIAASVLGLLDDIKVENTNTNDPEDNLRQQNPLGKIPALILQDGSTLYDSRVIIEYLDHLAGGNRIIPEGEARFAALRNQAMADGMMDAGILQVYEKRFRPAEYRYPDWLAYQAQKVERALKTLEATLPPAVRAPEDLDVGSIALACALGYLDLRFNGDWRAACPRLASWMDGVEQAVPILAKTKLPSQPVGEVPDQLR is encoded by the coding sequence ATGCTTGTCCTTCTTTCCTCTCCGGCCTCGCCTTTCGGACGAAAAGTCAAAATCGCGGCATCCGTTCTCGGACTGCTTGACGATATCAAGGTCGAAAACACCAACACGAACGACCCGGAAGACAACCTGCGCCAGCAAAATCCGCTCGGCAAGATCCCGGCCCTGATCCTGCAGGACGGGTCCACCTTGTACGACAGCCGGGTGATCATCGAATATCTCGATCATCTTGCCGGTGGAAACAGGATCATTCCGGAAGGCGAGGCTCGATTTGCCGCGCTCCGCAATCAGGCGATGGCGGACGGCATGATGGATGCCGGCATCTTGCAGGTTTATGAAAAACGCTTCCGCCCTGCCGAATACCGCTATCCGGACTGGCTCGCCTACCAGGCACAGAAGGTTGAGCGTGCGCTGAAAACGCTCGAGGCTACGCTCCCGCCCGCTGTCCGCGCGCCGGAAGATCTCGATGTCGGCTCCATCGCCCTGGCCTGCGCGCTCGGTTACCTCGACCTGCGCTTCAATGGCGACTGGCGCGCCGCCTGTCCCCGCCTCGCCTCATGGATGGACGGTGTCGAGCAGGCGGTCCCGATCCTCGCCAAGACCAAACTGCCATCACAACCGGTCGGCGAGGTCCCGGACCAACTGCGTTAG
- a CDS encoding outer membrane protein: protein MKGFASLAAAAAVFTAISAQAFAADLPQPVDPAPAYPVSPDTISGFDWTGPYAGAQLGWGWGSFTTRSTPTGKFDNDASGVLGGFYGGYNFMVTPNILAGLEGTFDFTNLNDRTSVGGVNYKTGSDWNSTVRGRLGYAFDTFLIYGTGGLAIADMDVNASGNKDSTTAVGWTLGAGVESALSEHVTMRLDYAYENFGKESFNLGGTNYKTDLDNNVVRAGIAYKF from the coding sequence ATGAAAGGTTTTGCATCTCTGGCGGCCGCCGCTGCGGTATTTACCGCTATTTCGGCGCAGGCCTTTGCCGCAGATCTGCCTCAGCCGGTGGATCCGGCTCCTGCCTATCCGGTCAGCCCGGACACGATATCCGGTTTCGACTGGACCGGTCCTTATGCCGGTGCACAGCTTGGCTGGGGTTGGGGGTCATTCACGACCCGGTCCACGCCGACCGGCAAGTTCGACAACGACGCAAGCGGGGTCCTGGGCGGCTTTTACGGCGGCTACAATTTCATGGTCACGCCGAACATTCTGGCCGGCCTCGAAGGCACATTCGATTTTACCAATCTGAATGACCGTACGTCCGTCGGCGGCGTCAACTACAAGACCGGGTCCGACTGGAATTCGACCGTTCGCGGGCGTCTTGGCTATGCCTTCGATACGTTCCTGATCTACGGAACCGGTGGTCTTGCGATTGCCGATATGGACGTCAACGCCAGCGGCAACAAGGACAGCACCACGGCTGTCGGCTGGACGCTTGGCGCGGGTGTCGAAAGCGCATTGTCGGAGCATGTCACCATGCGTCTCGATTATGCGTATGAAAACTTCGGCAAGGAAAGCTTCAACCTGGGCGGTACGAACTACAAGACCGATCTGGACAACAACGTGGTCCGTGCCGGTATAGCTTATAAGTTCTGA
- a CDS encoding calcium/sodium antiporter has protein sequence MLFDYVSLAGGLVALIIAGDVLVRGSVGVAQRLGIPNLVIGLTIVAFGTSAPELVISLKAALEGADGIAIGNVVGSNIANVLLVLGMPALIAATPCGEEGAVRNALFMVAVSCVFIILCFFSPLDILSGGILLVLLALFLGDSALSTYRHRKTLKDSANGVTAANNTESDEAAEETDDGLEEVEGVPESVGLAGVYIVLGLIGLPLGAHFTIEGATEIAEAWGVSDAVIALTVIALGTSLPELATTVMAAIRQHGAVAIGNVIGSNIFNLLAIIGITTVVVPLNVPAEILHLDIWVMMACALLLLGFAVYRVNLTRLAGLALTAAYCAYIFVVYTFSIAN, from the coding sequence ATGCTTTTTGATTATGTGAGCCTCGCAGGTGGTCTTGTTGCGTTGATCATCGCAGGTGACGTTCTCGTCAGAGGCTCGGTCGGGGTGGCACAACGCTTGGGAATTCCGAACCTGGTCATCGGCCTGACCATCGTGGCCTTCGGCACGTCGGCGCCTGAACTGGTGATCTCTCTCAAGGCAGCCCTTGAAGGGGCCGACGGTATTGCGATCGGCAATGTCGTCGGCTCGAACATCGCCAACGTGCTTCTCGTGCTCGGCATGCCGGCCCTGATCGCCGCGACCCCCTGCGGCGAGGAGGGAGCGGTCAGAAACGCCCTCTTCATGGTCGCCGTGTCATGCGTGTTCATCATTCTGTGCTTCTTTTCGCCCCTCGACATCCTGAGTGGCGGCATTCTGCTTGTCCTGCTCGCCCTGTTTCTCGGCGACTCCGCCCTCAGCACCTACCGCCACCGGAAAACGCTCAAGGACTCTGCGAACGGCGTAACTGCGGCCAACAACACGGAATCCGACGAGGCGGCGGAAGAAACCGATGATGGCCTGGAGGAGGTCGAAGGGGTTCCCGAATCCGTCGGCCTTGCCGGTGTCTATATCGTTCTAGGCCTCATCGGCTTGCCGCTCGGCGCCCATTTCACCATCGAAGGCGCGACCGAAATTGCCGAAGCCTGGGGGGTCAGCGACGCCGTCATCGCCCTGACCGTCATTGCGCTCGGCACATCTCTGCCCGAGCTGGCAACCACCGTCATGGCCGCGATCCGCCAGCACGGTGCCGTGGCCATCGGCAATGTCATCGGCTCCAACATCTTCAACCTTCTGGCGATCATCGGCATCACGACCGTCGTGGTTCCACTCAATGTGCCGGCCGAAATCCTGCACCTCGATATCTGGGTCATGATGGCCTGCGCCTTGCTTCTGCTCGGCTTCGCCGTCTATCGGGTCAACCTCACCAGGCTGGCCGGCTTGGCGCTGACCGCCGCTTATTGCGCCTATATTTTCGTGGTCTACACCTTCAGCATCGCGAACTGA